A window of Apium graveolens cultivar Ventura chromosome 8, ASM990537v1, whole genome shotgun sequence contains these coding sequences:
- the LOC141678499 gene encoding mitochondrial carnitine/acylcarnitine carrier-like protein: MGDVAKDLTAGTVGGAAQLICGHPFDTIKVKLQSQPIPLPGQAPMFSGAIDAVKKTVAAEGAGGLFKGMGAPLATVAAFNAVLFSVRGQMETLLRSAPGSVLTIEQQVACGAGAGVAVSFLACPTELIKCRLQAQSALADAGSSATAVKYGGPVDVAKHVLRSAGMKGLFKGLVPTMAREIPGNATMFGVYEGLKQYIAGGQDTSKLGQGSLMLAGGLAGGAFWISVYPTDVVKSAIQVDDYKNPKYSGSINAFKKILATEGVKGLYKGFGPAMARSIPANAACFLAYEVTRSSLG, translated from the exons ATGGGTGATGTGGCCAAGGACTTGACTGCTGGCACGGTTGGAGGAGCAGCACAATTGATATGCGGGCACCCTTTTGATACCATTAAGGTCAAACTGCAAAGCCAGCCAATACCACTACCTGGTCAAGCTCCTATGTTTTCTGGAGCAATTGATGCGGTAAAAAAGACGGTAGCAGCTGAAGGTGCAGGGGGTCTGTTCAAAGGTATGGGCGCCCCACTTGCTACTGTGGCAGCCTTTAACGCTGTACTTTTCTCAGTAAGAGGGCAAATGGAGACATTACTAAGGTCAGCACCTGGTTCTGTGCTCACAATTGAGCAGCAGGTTGCCTGTGGAGCTGGGGCAGGAGTTGCTGTCTCCTTCTTGGCCTGCCCAACTGAATTGATTAAGTGCAG ATTGCAAGCCCAGAGTGCACTAGCAGATGCTGGTTCTTCTGCCACTGCAGTAAAGTATGGAGGGCCAGTTGATGTAGCAAAGCATGTTCTTCGATCAGCAGGTATGAAGGGTCTGTTTAAGGGATTGGTTCCAACAATGGCACGTGAAATACCAGGAAATGCTACTATGTTTGGTGTGTATGAAGGGCTAAAGCAATACATTGCGGGAGGTCAAGACACGTCAAAATTGGGACAAGGTTCTTTAATGTTAGCAGGAGGCTTGGCTGGAGGAGCATTTTGGATATCTGTATACCCAACTGATGTTGTGAAGAGTGCAATCCAGGTTGATGACTACAAAAACCCAAAATACTCAGGCTCAATCAATGCTTTTAAAAAGATATTGGCTACAGAGGGTGTCAAAGGGCTGTACAAGGGTTTTGGTCCTGCTATGGCTCGAAGTATACCTGCAAATGCAGCATGTTTTTTGGCATATGAAGTGACAAGGTCTAGTTTGGGCTGA